A part of Olleya sp. Bg11-27 genomic DNA contains:
- a CDS encoding lipocalin family protein, whose protein sequence is MTTKNFFFIAIISIFTFSCDNNNNDDDSNSNPENNPESIIGEWSYTSQTLNGDNIAFQDECQQNNEHQIYSSNGDYEQTEFENLSGTGCEQVTSSTGTYTLENNILNFTQNGEPYTAQILELNDSTLKYELSIDYDDGSIDEFTQTLTKI, encoded by the coding sequence ATGACAACAAAAAATTTCTTTTTTATTGCAATCATCTCAATTTTCACCTTTAGCTGTGATAATAATAATAATGATGATGACTCCAACTCTAATCCTGAAAATAATCCTGAATCAATTATTGGGGAATGGAGTTACACATCACAAACTTTAAATGGCGACAATATCGCTTTCCAAGATGAATGCCAACAAAATAATGAACATCAAATTTATAGTTCAAATGGAGATTATGAGCAAACTGAATTTGAAAATCTAAGCGGAACTGGTTGCGAACAAGTTACTAGCTCTACAGGAACTTATACACTAGAAAATAACATCCTTAATTTTACACAAAATGGAGAGCCTTATACGGCACAAATTTTAGAATTAAATGACTCTACATTAAAATATGAATTGTCAATTGACTATGATGATGGTAGCATAGATGAATTTACACAAACCTTAACAAAGATTTAA
- a CDS encoding nuclear transport factor 2 family protein: MKKLIFLAIFSISLNLFAQSNTDIFLLDITRTNNKIELINLKNISNSEGYDNQPSFYDNNTVLFSSTRNNQTDIKSYNISSRDNSWKTNTSFGSEYSPLKIPDEEAVSFVRLDKSGLQRLYQYNLETEKSEIILKDLKVGYYVWYNQNILVSSVLVDDRMDLVISKLKDNSDLTMHKNVGRSLHKIPNSNLIGFISFENNSTIIKTLNPITGDIKIIKALPIPITDVCWLSENKILIPDGKIIAQFNTLEDSMSILHHFKEDEINGISAISISPDSKHLALVSEESPVHLIQKQSLAFNNKDLKSFASYYSDNVIVQNFPNDTLYVGKSKLISNYKDIFSSNPEANVQVLKRIKKGNIVIHEERITINGIDNHRAVLYEIHNAKIVSKTFIQQKEKLPEAEAIVQQQLVAFNAKNIDAFVKTFDSEVKAYDFPNKLYVEDKKQLHKTFSDFFSQTNDLHCKITNRIIIGSIVIDEESLTVNGDNFNAIAIYEIENGKILKMTTIR; this comes from the coding sequence ATGAAAAAATTAATATTTCTAGCCATATTCTCAATATCTTTAAACCTTTTTGCGCAATCAAACACAGACATTTTTTTATTGGATATAACAAGAACTAATAATAAAATCGAATTGATAAATCTTAAAAACATTTCGAATAGTGAAGGTTATGACAACCAACCTTCTTTTTATGATAACAATACTGTTCTTTTCTCTTCCACAAGAAACAATCAGACCGATATTAAAAGTTACAATATAAGTAGCCGTGACAATTCTTGGAAAACAAATACTTCCTTCGGTAGTGAGTATTCGCCATTAAAAATACCCGATGAAGAAGCTGTTTCCTTTGTGCGTTTAGATAAAAGCGGATTACAACGATTGTATCAATATAACTTGGAAACTGAAAAATCTGAAATAATTTTAAAAGACTTAAAGGTAGGTTATTACGTTTGGTACAATCAAAATATTTTGGTTTCATCAGTTTTAGTAGATGATAGAATGGATTTAGTTATCTCTAAACTAAAGGATAATTCCGATCTAACAATGCATAAAAATGTTGGGCGCTCATTACATAAAATTCCAAATTCTAATTTAATTGGTTTTATAAGTTTCGAAAACAATTCCACTATAATAAAAACCCTCAACCCTATAACGGGAGATATAAAAATTATCAAAGCATTACCCATCCCGATTACTGATGTTTGTTGGCTATCAGAAAACAAAATCTTGATTCCTGATGGTAAAATAATTGCCCAATTCAATACTTTAGAAGATAGCATGAGTATTTTACACCATTTTAAAGAAGATGAAATAAATGGGATTTCCGCAATTTCGATAAGTCCTGACAGCAAACATTTGGCTCTGGTTTCAGAAGAATCACCGGTTCATTTGATTCAAAAACAATCTCTTGCATTTAACAATAAGGATTTAAAAAGTTTTGCATCCTACTATTCTGATAATGTAATTGTTCAAAACTTTCCCAATGACACATTATATGTGGGTAAATCTAAACTAATATCAAATTATAAAGATATCTTCTCAAGTAATCCCGAAGCCAACGTTCAGGTTTTAAAACGAATAAAAAAAGGAAATATAGTCATCCATGAAGAACGTATAACCATTAACGGTATAGACAATCATCGCGCTGTATTGTATGAAATACATAACGCAAAGATAGTTAGCAAGACTTTCATTCAGCAGAAAGAAAAACTACCCGAAGCAGAAGCTATTGTTCAGCAACAATTAGTAGCATTCAATGCAAAAAACATTGATGCTTTTGTTAAGACCTTCGATAGCGAAGTAAAAGCTTATGACTTCCCGAATAAACTTTATGTAGAGGACAAAAAACAGTTACATAAAACTTTTAGTGATTTCTTTTCACAAACAAACGATTTACACTGCAAAATCACAAACCGAATAATTATTGGAAGTATAGTTATTGATGAAGAATCTTTGACAGTTAATGGCGACAACTTCAATGCGATTGCCATTTATGAAATAGAAAATGGCAAAATTTTAAAAATGACTACGATAAGATAA